The region GATCTACAAAACTTTTGCTTCTCTCCCGAACTTTTTTTCCTGAAACTCTTTCCTCCTGAGAAGTGAAGCCACCTTCTTTCATCATTGCCTGAAACGGGCAGCCTCCTCCTATAGAATTGGGTTCGTAGCTCACTTTTCCTTTTACTATCTGTTGTCTCATGTGCCCATCACGCTGGTTATTATGGACAGTATTAATTGACCTGTTAATAGGAATTTCATGAAAATTGGGTGAGCCTAATCTTGACAACTGGGTATCTGTATAAGAAAACAGTCTTCCCTGTAAGAGTGGATCATTGGTAAAATCAATCCCGGGAACAAGATCTCCCGGATGAAATGCTACCTGCTCTGTCTCTGCAAAAAAGTTATCCGGATTTTTATTCAGTGTTAAAGTTCCGATAATTTCTACCGGAACAATTTCTTCAGGTACAATTTTCGTTGGATCCAGGAGGTCGAAATCAAATTTATGCTCATCTTTCTCTGGAATCAACTGTACTCCGAGATCCCATTCGGGAAATACTCCTTTTTCTATAGATTCCCAAAGATCACGCTTATGAAAATCAGGATCTACCCCCGAAATTCTTTGAGCTTCATCCCAAGCGACGGAATGTACTCCCAATTTTGGTTTAAAATGGAATTTAACAAAATGTACTTTTCCTTCTTCATTGATAAATTTAAAGGAATGAACTCCAAAACCTTCCATTCTGCTGAAACTTCTGGGAATTGCTCGGTCACTCATCAACCACATGATCATATGCATACTTTCAGGCATTAATGAGATAAAATCCCAGAATGTATCGTGAGCGGAAGCCGCCTGCGGAATTTCATTGTCAGGTTCCGGTTTTACAGCATGTACAAGATCCGGAAATTTGATAGCATCCTGAATAAAGAATACAGGCATATTATTTCCCACCAGATCATAATTTCCTTCTTCTGTATAGAATTTAATGGCAAAACCACGTACATCTCTTGCCAGATCTGTACTTCCTCTGCTTCCCGCCACAGTAGAAAATCTTACAAAAACAGGCGTTTCTTTTCCTTCTTCAGTCAAAAATTTAGCTTTTGTATATTGAGCAAGGCTTTTATTAAGCTTAAATACTCCGTGTGCACCGGATCCTCTTGCGTGTACTACTCTTTCAGGAATTCTTTCGTGATCAAAATGGGTTATTTTTTCTCTCAAGATAAAATCTTCGAGTAAGGTAGGACCTCTGTCTCCAGCTTTTAAAGAATCCTGATTGTTATTGATCTTGAGTCCCTGATTGGTGGTCAGCTTTTCATTTTCATTCAGGGTACTGTGTATTTTCAGCTGATCTGTTTTCTCGTTGATATTCTTGTTTCTTTTCATATCTATTACTTTTATTGTTTGATGTTTCTATTTAAAATTTTATTCCCAAATCACATTTGTTCAATGTTGTTTCTTTCCAAAGTGTCCAGTAATCTGCTTAGGCATTCTTCTTCTTTTAAGACTTTATTATAAGCGGTTTTAGCGTAGAGAATAAAGGAAGAACCTTTAGCTGAAGTTTCTTCGATCATATTTATTATGGTATCACGGTTATTATCTTTTATATGAAATACATATTCTTCTATATAGGTATCGATCAGTTTTCTGAGCACTTCGGATCCTGTGTTCTTTTTTATCTTTTCTAAAGATCTTATCAGAAAAGCCGCTCCATAAGAACTTCCTTCTTCGGAAGAAACAATTTCATTTTCGGAATAGTTATTTTTATAATGCAATACAGTAGATTTCAATGGATCATTTTCTCTCATCTTTATATTTATCGGTTTTCGGATATATGTATAAATTTGTCAAAATAATGCATATCTTCTTCGTCTTTAAAAGACATATAAAACATGGTTTTTATCGGTTCTTTTTTCCCTATACTTCCCAACGAGTCAAACTGTGCAATAAGTGCCTGAATATTTTCCAGATCAGCACCTTCTTCAATTACAAATACTAAAAAAATATTATGATCAATCTCTTTTGCATATATTGAAGCCCCCTCATTAAACAGTCTTCCATTGTGGGGAATTTTGATAAAGCATTGTTGCTTTAGTGTCTTTAAAATTTTCTTAGAATTCATAATTGTTAATGTTAAAAAGCCATATAGATCGCCTCTATATGGCTTTACTATATCTAATGGTGTATTAATTTTCCTGCTCTGCGTCAAAATTGATCAATGTCTCTGCGATCTCTGTAAGATCCTCATCGGTCTCTTCTTCTTCCTGCAGTGTTTTTTCCAGGAGATCCGCAGCTTTATCATGCCCCATGGTGATTGCCAGCTGAGCCAATCCTCCGTAAGTAGCTATTTCATAATGCTCTACTTTTTGGGCAGCAATAATGAGGGCTGCATCTCTTGTCATGGAACCGTCTTCAGTGGATTTTATGATCTCTTCTCCTTCTTTGATGATTCCTTTAATTGCTTCGCATTCCTTTTTCTCAGGTTTTTCATCTATCAGTTTAAAAACCTTTTCTAATCTGCTGATGTGTTTTTTGGTCTGTAACTGATGGTCTTCAAATGCATCTTTAAGCTCTTCGGTCGTTGCTGCCTCCTGCATTTTTTCCAGCGCATCAACGATTGCATTTTCTGCATAGTAAATATCCTTAAGCGCGGATACAAAAAACTTATGAAGGGGAGCATTTTTCATCTCCTTTGCATCTACAGACGCATTATCTACTGACATATTTTTTTTCTCTGCGACAGCTGATGTACTGCTGTTATTATTTTCTGCTGTTTTTGCCATGATGTGAGTGGTGTTTAAAAATGAATAAAAAGATTACCCCTTTATTTTTCTATTGATAAAGAGGCAATCATTGAAAAAAGAATTATGAATTTCGTCTGCCTCCAAATCCGGATCTACCCGAACCTGAAGATCTGCCACCTCCGTGAGAAGCCTGGCCTCCCATACGGGCGATTCTTGTACGCTCTGCTTTACTCATGGAAGCAAAACCTCTTTTTGATGTTCCTGAGCCGGAATTAGAGCTTCTACCTGAACCGCTGCTGCTTCCGGATCTTGAACCTGAACCTGAATTGCTTCTGCTATTTCCTGAACCAGATCTGCCTGAATTTGAACTTGAAGATCTTCCGTCGCTATTTCTGCTGCCTCTCGGCCTTCCCGGATTGTCATGTCTATGGTCATAATTGTCGTCTGATGAACCTGATGAAGACCTTCCTCTTCCTCCTGATCTTGAACCCGAACCGGAACCTGATCTGCCAGAATTTGAACTGGAGTTTCTTCCTGATCCGCTACGGGAACCGCCTCTACCGCTTTCAGAAGTGAATCTTCCCTGGCTGTCTCTTTGCTGGTTACCATTATTACTTCTGCTTCTTCCTTGGCCTCTGTTTTCATCATCGTAATCATCATCGTCATAGTCTTCATCATCATAATCATCGTCATCGTCGTTATTATAATCATCATCGTTATTATCGTAACTATTTTCATAGTCATCATCGAAATAATCTTCATATTCTGAGAAATCATCATCATACTCTTCATCTCTCGATGCATCGTTATAACCATGATCATAACCTAATTGGTATACTTCTTCAAGATTGCTGGATGAATTCCCTCTTGAATTACGATTTTTTGAATTTCTAGTGTTCATAACTGAATTTTTTGTAATTAATATTAAGTGATGGCTATTGCTGGCCGTGACTAGTATTAGACAGCAATCAGTTTAGTTTTAATGGATATTGAATGCCGAAGCAACGCTTCGTAAATGATCCCTCTCTTAAGAGGTTTAGAATAATTTGTAAATCAAATGTACAGCTTAGTAATCCACTAATTTATGACCTCAGTCATATTGAATTTTATTTGTACAATTTTTTACTTTAACCTTATCTTTCAAGGATTTTTGTTTCTAAACCCTATCGGGCTGTATGTTAGTTAGAGCATCCTGAACAGGAATTTTATCGTTTAAGGTATCAGAAGCAATAATTGTATCCTGAAGTGACGAATTCCTATACTCAGCCTGTTTTTTACAGCTCAAAAGTACACCTCCCAGTGCACATGAGAATAATACAATAGATTTCATAATTTTAAATTTTGTGATGTGATTTCAAATTTAGAACATTCTTTTTCCCCTCTGTTATGATCTTAATCATAATGGATAAAAAATAAATTATTTGTAAATTCTAAAACCAAATCAATTGAAGAAGAACTCTATTTTTAAAATGTTTAGTATTTCTGATATAAATGACGGAATAACAAAAAACAAAAAATCCCCACTTCATTTGTGGGGATTTTTTATCTGGAAAAGAACAAATCAGCTTCAGCTTTTCTTCTCCGTATGAGTCCGTTTAAAAGTTTGCCGCCTGCGGTAATGTATTTAGAAATAAACCATTCTCTAATTGTTTCCGGATCGGCTTTTTTATTAATCAAAGAAAAGAGGGTGTCAGATCCTCCTGTATTATAGGTATGAGATACAAGAGCATCAAATTGATTTTGGGTAAGTAATACTTTAATTTTATTATTGACAATCTTTTCATAGGTTGGTAAAATGGATGAAAATAGCTCTACACCTTTTTCTTTACTAATTGGCGGGTCTTTCAAGGTTACTTTTTTACCACCCGGATAATAAGTATTTCCATAGCCTATTGTGGGAATTCCGGCTGAATCCAGATAGGGTTTAGAACTGAAACCTTCAAATGATACAATCAGATTTATTCCTTTTTGTGATGTTTTCATTTTCTAAAATATTTATAGGTGAAGAAAGCCAGGATTAAAATAATGGCAATAAGTGTAATGACGATCCAGGCTCCGGCTTGAAATCCATTCGACTGTATTTTTTTTATATCCTGAGATATAGCTGAAGAAATTTCTTTATTTGTTTCTTTTGAAACAACATTTTTAGCTATATCCTGAACTTTATTAACAGATTCACTTTTTTTACTTTCCGATTGGTTATGATCAGACTTTATATAATGATTACTGATCGAATATTCTGCACTTCCCATGATGGAAATACTCTGAATGGTATCGTTTCCAATAACATTATGAAAAACAAACGGATTGGATGCATCAGATTTTCCTTTAATCAATATTTGTCCAGATGTTTCATTCTTCTTTTCATTCAGCAATACATCGGCAGATGAATTCTGAACTAATTTTAAGTTCTGTACACTCAAAGAATCAACTTTTACTTTTGCCGTTTCTTTTTTATCTTCTTGGTAGCTGGTTGTTATTTTATGTTTACTTCTGCAGCCCAATATAAGGCTGCTCAAAAATAGCAACAGTATAATTTTCTCTTTCATAGGTTTTGTTTTTTGAAATTAAAAGAATGTAAATCCCCTATTATCGAAGTTTTTCCGACTTCTTAAAGAATCCAGATTTTTATGAGAATATCTTATCTTCCTTTACATATTCTTTTTTGATGCTTTCTAGCAACATCTCTAAGCTGACCCTGTAATCTGGTGCTTTTGATGCAATGGTTTTTAAGCTTACATCCTGTATGACGTTCATAATATTAGAACCGGTAAGTTCGTATCGTGTGGCAACTTCTTCTAAATTAATATCTTCAAGCTGTAATTGTTCAGGCAAATTGTGCTGCCAAATGCGCAAACGTTCTTCCTTCTTTGGATTATTGAATTTTATGCAGCTATGAAAACGTCTTGTAAAAGCTTTATCCATATTATTTTTAAAGTTGGAAGCCAAAATAATAAGCCCCGAAAATGTTTCTATTCTTTGTAGCAAATAAGAAACTTCCTGATTGGCATATTTATCATGAGCATCCCGCACATTGGTTCGTTTTCCGAAAATAGCATCCGCTTCATCAAAAAATAAAATCCAGTTCTTATTTTCCGCTTTGTCGAATAATTTTGCCAACTGTTTTTCTGTTTCCCCAATATATTTCGAGACCAGCATAGAAACATCGACCCTGAAAACAGGACGTTTTGTATACTTTCCTAAAAGACTGGCTGCAAGAGTTTTCCCCGTTCCCGGATCTCCGTAAAACAATACTCTAAAACCAGGTTTAAGTTTTTTCTGCATCCCCCAGTCTTCCATAAGAATTCGACTGTTATTATACCAGGCTTCAATTGTCTGAAGCTCATTTAATGTATTCTGAGGAAGTATCAGATCGGTCCACGATCGACTCGTGTTTATTTGTTCTGCCGGAAAATCATTACTCATTTTCGGCAATAATTCGACTCCAAAAATGATGGTATTAAAAGCTTCCTGATCAACATATATTGAACTGTTATGCCTTGCAATGAGTTCGTCCTTAATTAAAACTGAATCCGGATTGAAATGATCCAGCGCCTTTAATCGTTCAGAGATACTTTCTCCTCCTAAAACATATTGTACAGCCTGAACTGTCGGGTAAAAGAGCCTTCCATTTTCATTGGTTGAACAATAATCAAACAACGCACTGCTTGGAAATTCTAAATAAATATTTTTCAGCAATGAAGGATCCAGTCTTGGCAATAAAGCCATTAAGAGAATAATAACTTCCTGATGCGTAAGTCCTTTCGCTGAAACATAGTCTCCCAGTTGAAAACCTTGATAGTTATTCCTGATAAATTCAGGTGCTCCGACATCAAAATATTCTGAAGAATTATTAATGCGCCAGGTAATAACCTCTTCTAAATGAGTAAATAATTTTTGTATATGCTCTGTTTCCATTGGTTTTTAGTCTTTTTATTTTTAAATAGGCAGTAATGGATCTGGTCTTACAGTACATACTTTACTTACTGGTATTCCATCTACATTGAAATTTATTGAAAATCCAAATGTATTAGATAGAGATACATTAGCTAGATGTATACTAACTCTTTTAATTTTAAGATGTATTTTCATATCTGTAACTGCATTTCCGTATCCACCTCCAAACATTACGGAGTAGGTAACATCAGATGATGGGATTTCTACTGAACCATTAGAACCTGTAACTTTCGTGTTATTAGTATCTACAGTTACCACTGGTCTATTCCACCAATCCGGAGCTTTTAAATATTGAAAACCTATATCAAATATGACATAATCCTGTTCTATATTTCTTTCTAATATTGATGAAAATACCCCGAATATTTTAGGGGCTGTAGTTTTAGGCTCATACCCTATTGTACCATCGTTTTTCTGTACTAATTGTCTTGTATAATTTGTATCGCTTTGTGCATTGGGTATGCTGTCACAAATAAAATTTTTAGTCGTGAATCTAATTCCATCCTCTCTAACAAGGATTCTATTGATATTATCCTCCCTTATAACCCTGCTTGAAAGCTCTATATTCCCTGGAGATAATTTAAATTCACTGTCATGAGGATAATCGCTCTGATAAACATAAAATAATGCAGTCTGAGTCCTGAAAGATCCAGCTATCTGCTGAAATGGATCAGTTCCTGATGCTCTTAAATAGTTAGCCTGGGAACCATTGGATTGTTTAGATATTACTCCTTCATTGTCCACAACATATCGATCGTGGGATAAGTCTTCATTGGGAACTAAATAAATATCCAAAGGCTGAACAGGTTGAGTATTACCTGATAAATCTACGTAGGTGTTGTCAAAAACATTGACATATTGTATAATTATTTCTTTAAATTTTGGCATATCTTTTTATATTAACTACTTATTGGAAAAATCCAAACTCCACCTTCATTTCCTCCTTCTACGTTTGCTATAGCATCATCAACGTATTTCTTTTGGACATAATCTAAGTCCTCCAGTCCGTCGACTTCTGTAATGGGGATTTTTGTGTTTTTGTGCCTAAAGGAAGAAAATGTTTGTCTAAATTCCTCTTCCGTAGGCATATCGCCGGTTTGAAACCAACTTAATATTGTTTCTAAATCTGTCATGTATTGAAAATTTGATTTTAATGAAAATTGATGATTGGATATGGATTAAGAATAGTACAGATTAAGAGCTTTCATCCTTTGTTACTGTAAGCTGAACACTATTAATCTCTGTCAATTTAAAATACAGTTTCTCAAATTGTTCATCTTTTTTTGAAGATAGCCTAATGCTTATTATCTGCAATTTTAAATTTTTTAAAATCTATTGGTTTCTCACTTTAAAAAACCTCAACCGAAAAGTAGCTCACATTGGGGAGTCTTACCCAACTGCCGGAGCAGCTATTTTTAAGAAAGTCTCTCACTCACCGAAATTCCTACGTTTAAGGAGTTAATCCTGCTCTTGAAAGAAAATAATCCATTGATAATTTATCATTTTACTTCGTGGAAGAGATTTTAATGTTTGCACATCAAAAAATTCCAGTATTCCAAAAGCTAAAGGCTTCCCATTATTGAGTATCTTACTCGATTGAGGTTATGATTATGTGTTTTTATGTTTTATTATTATGTTTTTAAAATACTATGTTTCAATTTTTTATAATATTACACTTGTATTTTATGGTTATTTTTTAATAAACCTCAACCGAAAAGTAGCTCACATTTGGGAGTCTTACCCAACTGCCGTAATAGCTGTCTTAAGAAAGTCTCTTACTCACCGGAATTCCTACTTTTTAAGGAATCAATCCTGCTTCTGGAAGAAAATGATACATTGATTCATCATTTTACTTCTTGGAAGAGATTCTCATGTTCATACATCAGAAAAATTCCAGTATTCCAAAAGCTAAAGGCTTCCCATTATTGAGTATCTTACTCGATTGAGGGTATGGTTATATGTTTTTATGTTCTTAAAATACCGTGTTCCATATCTTTGAAATATCTCACTTGTATTTTATTGCTATTCTTTAAT is a window of Candidatus Chryseobacterium colombiense DNA encoding:
- a CDS encoding ferritin-like domain-containing protein: MAKTAENNNSSTSAVAEKKNMSVDNASVDAKEMKNAPLHKFFVSALKDIYYAENAIVDALEKMQEAATTEELKDAFEDHQLQTKKHISRLEKVFKLIDEKPEKKECEAIKGIIKEGEEIIKSTEDGSMTRDAALIIAAQKVEHYEIATYGGLAQLAITMGHDKAADLLEKTLQEEEETDEDLTEIAETLINFDAEQEN
- a CDS encoding KGG domain-containing protein encodes the protein MNTRNSKNRNSRGNSSSNLEEVYQLGYDHGYNDASRDEEYDDDFSEYEDYFDDDYENSYDNNDDDYNNDDDDDYDDEDYDDDDYDDENRGQGRSRSNNGNQQRDSQGRFTSESGRGGSRSGSGRNSSSNSGRSGSGSGSRSGGRGRSSSGSSDDNYDHRHDNPGRPRGSRNSDGRSSSSNSGRSGSGNSRSNSGSGSRSGSSSGSGRSSNSGSGTSKRGFASMSKAERTRIARMGGQASHGGGRSSGSGRSGFGGRRNS
- a CDS encoding lysozyme, producing the protein MKTSQKGINLIVSFEGFSSKPYLDSAGIPTIGYGNTYYPGGKKVTLKDPPISKEKGVELFSSILPTYEKIVNNKIKVLLTQNQFDALVSHTYNTGGSDTLFSLINKKADPETIREWFISKYITAGGKLLNGLIRRRKAEADLFFSR
- a CDS encoding catalase, giving the protein MKRNKNINEKTDQLKIHSTLNENEKLTTNQGLKINNNQDSLKAGDRGPTLLEDFILREKITHFDHERIPERVVHARGSGAHGVFKLNKSLAQYTKAKFLTEEGKETPVFVRFSTVAGSRGSTDLARDVRGFAIKFYTEEGNYDLVGNNMPVFFIQDAIKFPDLVHAVKPEPDNEIPQAASAHDTFWDFISLMPESMHMIMWLMSDRAIPRSFSRMEGFGVHSFKFINEEGKVHFVKFHFKPKLGVHSVAWDEAQRISGVDPDFHKRDLWESIEKGVFPEWDLGVQLIPEKDEHKFDFDLLDPTKIVPEEIVPVEIIGTLTLNKNPDNFFAETEQVAFHPGDLVPGIDFTNDPLLQGRLFSYTDTQLSRLGSPNFHEIPINRSINTVHNNQRDGHMRQQIVKGKVSYEPNSIGGGCPFQAMMKEGGFTSQEERVSGKKVRERSKSFVDHYSQAKLFYNSQSTPEKIHLQNALIFELSKVTIPEIRERLVGQLVYIDKFLAWRVAEKIGVEVKELEFPNQSLPADANPIDLQSEEKEPKVKISGALSMQNTIKDTIKGRKIGFIVAGGVNVQASNDVKIKLEEKGATVELIAPSLAPLRTSDGSTWIAKHSLTSTASVCFDALYIAGGEDAVKELLIPENKHLVLHFINEAYKHCKAIYFDEGTEPLYLSSNVGTRAHEDSAIITWEDKKGAEKFIIAIAKHRVWELELERNA
- a CDS encoding ATP-binding protein produces the protein METEHIQKLFTHLEEVITWRINNSSEYFDVGAPEFIRNNYQGFQLGDYVSAKGLTHQEVIILLMALLPRLDPSLLKNIYLEFPSSALFDYCSTNENGRLFYPTVQAVQYVLGGESISERLKALDHFNPDSVLIKDELIARHNSSIYVDQEAFNTIIFGVELLPKMSNDFPAEQINTSRSWTDLILPQNTLNELQTIEAWYNNSRILMEDWGMQKKLKPGFRVLFYGDPGTGKTLAASLLGKYTKRPVFRVDVSMLVSKYIGETEKQLAKLFDKAENKNWILFFDEADAIFGKRTNVRDAHDKYANQEVSYLLQRIETFSGLIILASNFKNNMDKAFTRRFHSCIKFNNPKKEERLRIWQHNLPEQLQLEDINLEEVATRYELTGSNIMNVIQDVSLKTIASKAPDYRVSLEMLLESIKKEYVKEDKIFS